From a region of the Drosophila virilis strain 15010-1051.87 chromosome 3, Dvir_AGI_RSII-ME, whole genome shotgun sequence genome:
- the LOC6623011 gene encoding uncharacterized protein isoform X2, with amino-acid sequence MEGLHLESKTDAAPTTEPSTSRAPTPALEADADSLKTSTPEPEIERALANEEEAPPTPKPSLQELAELSAQALSDTSVVPPAATEAVERVEPAAGQTAQAAASVENLWQQKEKQQEEEELRRPSTTEWEKLADQLAKSRKFRPYESFAHSQNHFSVYKDYTSLRDKPGHYDGHFSFEGNSQSSASQSQSDLSSGQPTPAPLRRRGGQREYAKFVGAEQPVSVSRASSRLSNVGGGIRAFDFNPQRERISLPIAKSVATTTRVGNRSLWARGQPAVLPEEPITYSPVRRSSLATGLGLRPAAAAGDIHQLPLARSTSNLSRSTLPRKQKPQSRLTTTEAPVPGSRQVLDLTHTQMEPIRAERISVPRPVHKLGKDQAKHQLSETLKSMLDSSRDISSALLLATPSTVSSLLHSPSAADRADASLKMPTPLAARGNGKSTDTKATPSTTPSRRSPGSFTKQPLEDGIHILPKSSTATTPQRINSLPHSPQRAKPHAVAPNFSATVTRSPAASRASSRLSSNSSSTEVVIRPLSHLNTPSAVSLSPDQVVMMEYDDSDLEAALARLADWRGSTITLQSMRSGSSRLGRNSTASRRTSPWIRRQVEHNGSQELKGFGSCGIIELTSPAKATPQLLERCEICCNEFVMK; translated from the exons GGCGCCGCCAACGCCAAAGCCATCGCTGCAGGAACTCGCCGAGCTGAGCGCCCAGGCGTTGAGCGACACGAGTGTCGTGCCACCAGCTGCCACGGAGGCAGTGGAGCGAGTGGAGCCAGCAGCTGGGCAGACGGCACAGGCGGCGGCGAGCGTGGA aAATCTTTGGCAGCAAAAGGAGAAGCAGCAGGAAGAGGAGGAGCTACGCCGCCCCAGCACCACCGAATGGGAAAAACTGGCCGATCAGCTGGCCAAGAGTCGCAAGTTTAGGCCCTACGAGAGCTTTGCGCATAGCCAAAACCACTTTTCCGTCTACAAGGACTACACCAGCCTGCGCGACAAGCCGGGCCATTACGATGGCCACTTCAGCTTCGAGGGCAACTCACAGTCGAGCGCCTCCCAGTCTCAGTCGGACCTGTCCAGCGGCCAACCGACGCCAGCACCGCTCAGACGTCGCGGCGGACAGCGTGAATATGCCAAGTTCGTGGGCGCCGAGCAGCCGGTCAGTGTGTCGCGCGCCAGTTCGAGGCTCTCGAATGTGGGCGGCGGCATTCGAGCCTTTGACTTTAATCCGCAACGCGAGCGCATCAGCCTGCCCATTGCCAAGTCCGTGGCCACAACAACACGTGTCGGCAATCGCTCGCTTTGGGCCAGGGGGCAGCCGGCTGTGCTGCCCGAGGAGCCCATCACATACAGTCCGGTTAGGCGCAGCAGCCTGGCCACAGGACTGGGCTTgcgccctgctgctgctgctggcgacaTTCATCAACTGCCCTTGGCCAGATCCACCTCCAACTTGTCCCGTTCAACGCTGCCACGCAAGCAGAAGCCACAGTCTCGACTGACCACGACAGAGGCGCCCGTGCCAGGCAGTCGACAAGTGCTGGACTTAACCCACACACAGATGGAGCCCATAAGAGCTGAGCGCATAAGCGTACCACGACCTGTACACAAGCTGGGCAAAGATCAGGCCAAGCACCAGCTAAGTGAGACGCTCAAATCGATGCTGGACTCGTCAAGAGACATCAGCTccgcgctgctgctggccacgccCTCAACGGTTAGCTCGCTGCTGCACAGCCCCTCAGCAGCGGATCGAGCTGACGCCAGCCTTAAAATGCCAACGCCTTTGGCGGCACGCGGCAACGGCAAATCAACTGACACAAAGGCCACGCCCAGCACAACGCCTTCAAGGCGGTCTCCTGGATCATTTACAAAGCAACCGCTAGAAGATGGTATACATATCCTGCCCAAGTccagcacagcaacaacacctcAGAGAATTAACTCCTTGCCACACTCACCTCAAAGAGCCAAGCCGCATGCTGTTGCTCCAAACTTTAGCGCAACTGTCACCAGATCGCCCGCCGCATCGCGTGCCTCTTCGCGCCTCTCCtctaacagcagcagcactgaGGTGGTCATCAGACCCTTGAGTCATCTGAACACGCCCAGCGCCGTCTCGCTGTCACCCGATCAGGTTGTCATGATGGAGTACGATGACAGCGACTTGGAGGCAGCCCTGGCCCGGCTGGCCGACTGGCGTGGCTCGACCATAACGCTGCAGTCCATGCGTTCCGGCAGTTCGCGTTTGGGTCGCAACTCAACTGCCTCGCGACGCACTTCACCCTGGATTAGACGTCAAGTGGAGCACAATGGCAGTCAGGAGTTGAAAGGCTTTGGCAGTTGTGGCATAATCGAACTGACCTCGCCAGCTAAAGCAACTCCCCAGCTGCTCGAGCGCTGTGAAATCTGTTGTAATGAATTTGTGATGAAATAG